Within Citrus sinensis cultivar Valencia sweet orange chromosome 1, DVS_A1.0, whole genome shotgun sequence, the genomic segment CTTTAATAATATTCAGTATTTTCtcaattgaaatattttctcctttatgAGAGCCATCTTTCTTGAGTTATTAAGAATGTACGTTAAAACGAAATCTAATATCGATTTTGCCCTACATCAAGTGATATCAAAGCTTTTTTTCTGTGACAAACAACTTTCCAGACCATCAATCACCCTCCATATACAAATCCTTCCTCTGTTATCCATTGACTCCACCAAGCAACCCCCACAGCCACCGTACGCGACTACCGCATTTGTCGCTCTTCATCTTTTCCATTGAACTTCTGCTTCATCAAAACTAGAAAAAGCCGCCGACTATACACAAGCCATTAACACCACCAACCCCATTGTAGCCACCAAAAACATGCAAAAACAGCCGCTAAACCACCACAATATCCGCCCCTCAATTCACCAAAGTACGTCGTGATTTGACAACCACCACCACTACCAATCCATTCACCATCATCAGCCTTTCTTTCCAGCCCACTCTCACTGCCAACCGATGCCCCATTCATTGAAAACCAAAACTAACCTCCAACCGCcactttaattcaatttttggtCAATCCACAATGAGTTGAGTCAAACCACCACCGCCAGCACACTCACAGGCCTAAAATATTCTAGATCCACCTATCCTcgtccaatttttttttattacaatcaaTATTACcctatgattttttttataaaaaaaacctcaaaaaaccaaaacaaaaaaaggaaaaaaagagaaaattaaaaaaatggtataATGAGATAcagagaagaagatgatgatcttttttattatgataaatttactaatcttaagaatattttcaattggattttcaaaattgaagataTTCCAAAGAATAAACATGTTGAGTACGTGTCCTCAAAATTAATAGGACATGCATCACGATGGTGGACAAACTTACAAGCATCACTAATTCAACATGAAGAGATAAGATTCGAACTTAGCATAGCATGAAAAGGAAGAtaaaagcttattttattCCTCCTGAATATTTCAGATGATCCATCGTAAATTTGATAAGTGTCAACAAGGTACAATTTcgtttgattttataaatctaAACTTCGAAATTATCGTTGTTGTGTGAATCTTTCTAAGATGATGAAGATACAATTTCAAGATTTGTGAAATGATTACATGCTGATACTAAGCAATGAGTTTTGTTACAAATTGTTGCCACTCATGAATATTGGGATgtcattaaaattactttagaAGTTGAATTGCAAatcaagagagagaaaaagcaaGCATTGAAGAGATTTAAATGAGTGTAAGAGCATTATGAgagccaaaaaaagaaaagatcaaGAGTTTAATATATTCATTTCGCCAAAACTACAACATGAGAGTTCATTATCCAAAAAAGATCATATCAAGGACTTCTCCGTGCTGAAGGATTCTAATATTGAAAAGCAAACTTCGTATGCCAATAAAGATTAAAACTAgctaatgaaagaaaatattgtgcTTGAAGACTTTAAAGTTACTGAAGATATATTGATTGTTCAAGATTCAATCATTGTAGTAAGTGAAAATAAAGAGTTTACCCAAGATTCTGAAGTTAAAGATGTTAATATGGAAGAGCAATCTTTACTAGTTTCATCATTGGAAGAATAGAATATCAAAAAAGCTTCTTTTGAAGATATTTCAAATGAGCTTGAAGTTTTCAATGTAGAGGTACAATCAATtcttaatttgagttttataTCTAACAATATGGttaaaattatgcaagaagCTTAAGATGAAGAGACATCAATTGTTTTAAAGATGATGAAGTTGATATGGTTCTACCAATTATTCATGAAGCTAAGCAAATTGTTCTTAACGACCTAGagataattgattttgaagTTAAAGCCAAACAATTTATTCAAGAAGACCCAAAGataattgatatgattttgCCTCTTCATAATGGAGACAAGAAAGTTATTCTTGAAGAAGATATTATTGCCAAGATAAAGTTACTTGGTGAGGACATTGAGCAAGGTTTGACAAAAGACTTGAAAGGCTTAGAAGTTATTCGTTTGTATAAGactttacaattttatagAGTGACTAACAAGatcaagaagaagatgaagtaCAAAGCATTTCGAGTTTCAAAGAAGATCGGTAAGAAAGACTAAGAGTTCGAACTCTAAGATACATTGCTAATCTACTTTAAGTTTCATCCTCCAGATAGTCTTTTGTTTCCAGCAAAACTCCAGGACAAGTTTTTTTCTTCGAAAAAGAGGAGAATGATGTAGGAAGCATATATGGTAgaatatattagaaattacaatattttcagtcaatttagtatttaatattttattcatcttattttattaagcttaTTTGTGTCATATTTgtaattctaatttaattagaatttcaaattatttctcttatttgaAAAGGATTAGAATTAAATGAGTTATTAGTATATATAGGCTAGCTATTCATAGTTTACTGAAACACACAAGTTTCTCTTCAATAATATTCtgtattttctcaattaagatattttcttttttgtaagAGCTCTCTTTCTTGAGTTATCAAGAATGTACGTTAGAACGAAACCTAATATCACTTCCGCACTGCATCACTAACTTAGCAAGTGATGCATGCTTGGATCCTTGAACTTATAAATGGattattctttttgtaattagtGTTTGAGAAGTTGGAAAATATTTGGACTGCTTCTTGAATAATACTTCAATAAATGTTTTTGGAAGatggaaataatttaattgattcctAAAAGATGCTATTCCACCAAGCGCTTCCAAGTTTCAAACTTCACATATGTAGCGAATTTCCCCACTGAAACAATTCCATGATGATCATATACAAAATCATCAGACAGCAAGGGATCTACTCATAATTAGCACATCAAATACATTGCAACACTCAATGAACTGAATTGGGtccatttcaaattcaataatcTTTCGTCATGATCGCAGCAACTTGATAACATAAAGACATTGTGTTTCACACACTTGTTTAACTTCAAACAGATGAATCCATACTTCACGGGCAGTAATTATTTTACGTTTCTTAAATTTTCGCATTCCTCAATGCTCCTTTGGACACAGTTGATGCTGGATTGAGGGCCTTTCGTATCTTCAACACATTCCAAGCAGTGGAAGCACAGTGCCCTGCAGTTGCCAGCACATCCCCTGTCGCCTCCCCTGCACTTTCCCCAAACCTGGAATTCAAATACCGCAAATAATGTTGGTCAAAAGAATGTAAGtgttgtaaattgtaatttggACATCTCTTTCCAGAATCTACCTCTCAGAGACGGCTCTGGTTGCAGCCTTGGAGGTTGCTGACAGCGCTTGTTTTTCGGCAGCTTCAGCTGCATCTAGCACTTTATCTATAGGTGGTAAAAAGTGAGATGATAAAGTACCCTGATATGGAAATTAATAAGTTAAATTTGGGCTTTAGTAACTTACTAACAGCATCAAGTGAAGCTAAGAGGACCTCTCCTGGAGCCATAGAGAAAAATGTCTTGCCTGCCTGGGATTTAACCAAAGGCGCCATTACTGATCCAGTGGCAACGCCAACAACATCAAGCATTGATTTGCTTAACTTATTTGTCATCTTCGACAGCTTTCTCACACTAAGAAGCAGGGGGAAAAAACACAATTGTTTGActtaaaaagtgaaaaattttGGCTTTGTTCATAAGATGTTATTCTAATCACAGTACTGTTCTTATCTTGGGATACCGTTTTAAGCTTTTGTTGACTTGGCTCTTCTTTCCGGACCCATCACTtctgttgttattattactttcTCTAGCTGTGACACACTTTTTCTCCTCAGCAGCTTGAGTCAGTATCATTTCTCCTCCTTTATGGACCTGCTTTTATCCATACTCTCTTTAGATGAAGCAAATTtggcaattataacatttattatttgttttcatggacaatttattataacttgATTTTCATACAATTTTCCCATTTCTGATGTTGCTAGTAACACTAAGAAACTATTAATAAGCTAATAGTTATAATTAAACTCAGCAAGAGATAATCCTAATTAATGCAATTTTGAATACTGTTCAAGTACTTGAAAATTGACCTGGTTGGTGTATGCGTTGCTGCATTTGAATATCCCCTTGATGATCTGTCCTGTTCCTCCTGCAATTGCCTTGGCCAAGACATTGTTGTAATTATCAATCTTGGGAGCAAACTCCTTCCAATCAATATCATTTTTCCTAGTTGACGTCGCCGCCCCAGAAAAGCACGAATGCTCTCTCAAAAACGAGTCCAGCAAGCCCAAACTGCTACCATACGCTTCTGAGAATGTCACTCCATAACTCAGTGGCTCATCATCTTTCATCGGCAACGAAAACAGATAGTGAAGGACATCAAGCTTCACTACAGGCTCATCTTTTGTCAAAGGCCACTGAAGGTCGTCACCAACTTTAATGATAGTCGCAAGAGAAACATTCTCGTCGAAAATCCTGACAAGCGTGAACTCCCCCTTGGCGAGCTCTATAGCTTCTCCTTCGTCCATGAGATGAACTGTGCATCCTGGAATTCTCAGCAGAACTTCCTGTTTCAGTGTTCTGGATTCTGGGTTTGATGGAGAAGCTGAAGAGGATTTCATGGCAGAGGTATTTTTGGAACGAGACCTGAAACAGCCCATATTCTTGTTACTTGTTACACTTTGTTCTCAAAGTAGAACTGCTTATCTAATGTTTAAATTGACAGGCACCAGAGAGGGATAAAGGGGATTGGATTACAGAAAAGTTATTCTGTGATATTGATTCTTTGTTTGTGACTTTATACTATTCCTAGTGAATAAGCTTGGGCGAAGGTATTGTTACTTTCGGTGGAAGAAAAATGTGACCTCAAAAGTTAAACATACGGCCATGCCATCGGTGCATACTTTCCAGGGTAGTCTTTTAGCTTAATCAAGTGCACTGCTGGCATGCTGATAGGTTGATGGCCCCACTTATCAGTCAAGTTTGAATTTCTAGTCCATTTACAGTACATCAGCCGATTTTGTACCGTCCAATTTGTATTCCATCAATTGGGTTGAATGTGAATGATAGAAGAGCATTTGGAGACTCAAAATTCAACCTAGTTAATCAAACTTAAGTTACCTTAGccaatctaatattttatctgTTCAGAgtattttcaattgattttattttttcaatacaTGTAAAACGTTTAAATGGTGGGTGCAATATTAAGATCCATCTAATACATCAAATCTTTTTGGTTCAATTAAAGATAGATCAATTCAAGTCATATGATGATGCTGCAGAGAGAAAGCAATGAGCTAGTGAGCTCTTGGTTGAAATGTGTCCTGTGGTAGAACACAATTCTGTCCCTAATTCTTATAGCGtccttttgtttcttattaGTCAAGATGAAACTTCAGCATGGTGCTCGTCTTCGTTGGATCGTTCAGTTTGTAAATTTTGTGGCAGTTGATGTGAAtgtagaaatatttttgttgataGGCGAGTGAATAAATgggaaagaaaaagttaaaggAATCAATTGTGTATCATATTCCAGCTACTTAATTTCATCCTCTAGTAACTCACAAAATTTGTGACCTACATGGATTATTAGAGATCTGCTCTCCCTCGATATCTTGGGAAGGGAATAATATATGCCTTATTTGATCTCGGTTTAGTATCTTTCGTGGTCGGATGACCAAATTACTCTAAATGTCTATTTAGTATAATTCTTCACTAGTAAAACCtcaaattttgtgtttttttaagtagaggttgaaaagtttttttaaaatattaaaatgtctaaaatatttttttttttatttcataatcttattttatttgttcataACGTAACTTTAAATAACTTATCTACTAAAGTAAtgttacaattttaaaaaagagctCTCACTGATAACCaaacaaagaatttttttttgggtaaaatcTTTACTtgtaaaaactctactaataaaatatgtacttaaataaactctatttgaaaattataccaaatggagcttaaaaatgatttcataTATGCCTCCACACCCTCCATATCATCCTTAAAAATGTTAGAAACTTTTAAGAATTACAAATTTCAATTGCAATTCAAAAATAGATAATTGACTACCCACATTGAAATTCAACAATTCAAGAAATCAAAAGCTATTTTAGATTCCACCATCCAGAATTTTGCTAAATGCCAGGAAGTGTGATAGTGTGTATATCGAAAAGTTAGCCCATATGTATAGACAATAGTTTAGTTTTCAAGATTTTGCTTTGGGCAcactcaaaaagaaaaataacaactaaAAAGTGACTGAAGTCTCTTCTGAGCCCTTATGTGAATGCCGATCGTATTTATATATGCTcacatttattatataaacccaaaaatactattattcaattaaaaaataaaatcaagaaatttaaagagagaattagttaatttttttattgtcaaaatgaaactaataaataaaaataatatttttttactaaccaattattatatatatacacacaattaaaaatattttagacaaatatttatatatgttatgtGTAAATATAACATAAGTAAAAGACCGGGGTGTATTCAGCCTAAACATCAGCATGCCCATTTGGGCCTCCCGGTTGTCACGATCCATCTGCAGGTTAGATGGTCATTTTGTTGAGACACTTTTGtagaaacataaaattaacacTTTCGCTTcatagctttttttttcccccttttttatttatagcgTTTATTATGAAGGCAGtttgtttacaaaattattatctaatgGAAGTTATTAATTTGTGAGAGTATTAGTTTAACTAGGTTTTAccgtaattatttaaattttgattatatttcaaaaaattaaaaaaaatcaacaaataatattgtGACACATATCACCAACGGCAAAAACAAACGCGTCATCAAACTATATCTATCTCCAGATGGGGTCTCGTGGTATATTCAACAATCAACATCCAATGAAGTTGCCGGACCGCCGCTTAAATTTAAGAGTATTCTAAAAGTTCAATCTATTAAATGCAAGgggaaaaagagagagagagagagagagagggaagtTATCCTCTCGTGAAAGTGGCCGATCTCAAGTGCTTTTTAACCTTTGAGGAAGTGAAAAATTTCAACACTTTGTGTCACAGCGAGTACTCAGCAAGCAAAGCTAAACAGGTCCTAATCTTGACCGTAAATGATGCCACATGCATTCTTCAATGAACTTTCCAAATGGTGGTATTCGATAGCAATTGTGCACATGATGATAACGTtgttgtgtatttttttttttttttttttccaagcaAAAACGCTGGCAGTATCTGACTCGATTTGCAATTCCGTCGCTCAATGTACAATCtttgtcaaaattaataacaaataattccACTGGTCAAGCTCAAGCCAACGCCAACTGGAATCTCATTCTGTGgtcctatttatttttaggagCTAGCTAcggtacagattctgtaacatacagACCAGGTTAACCAGCCCCCAGTGGTGCCATTTGCTTGCTTTGTTTTCACATGGTGGGACACGTGGAGTGCATGGAGTGGGGAatgtatgttacagaatctgtaagatAGACTTCTCCTTATTTTTAGCGTGAAAAGTAAAATTCTCACTCCGTGAGAAAAAGTGGAAACCTACCCccacttcttcttctttttttttaaccatttttattaaattcaatataattatatttaataaaataaaataaataatattattatatttagttaaaaataataatttacattgattctatgttaaaattactttaaaataataatattatatttatttaatattaataattaataatttattctaagaaaacaTTAATTGTGTACTATCTCATTGATTATAAagtttcatttgtgttgctcttatcaataatttttaattttcataattaaaattaaaatcaataaaaaaaattgtgattacataatgaagaatattaataattattattaatttaaaaatataataaaataaatattttatttttcaaatattttttattaattttataattaaaaactataattctttaaataaaggtaaaactataatttgaaactatttactcccaatttaagacaaaagaaaacacataaattgggtTTTAATTTCGGTTCCATACTCCCATTTCACCATAAGTAAGTAACATATTCTCACTCCTACTCTACACTCTCAATTTCAAGATTACTATTTCTCCGGATTCTCATTTCAATCCAAAATGTAAATGCTACCTTAGGATTAGTTTGGTgatattgtatttttcaaaataattgttgtttgctatcatataaaaataatcagttgCTAAGagaattagttaaatatttaataaaatataataaaaaaaattaaatttttaaaaacaatcgtatgtgtttagtaaatctcacttttaaaatattataagaatacAAATGACTTAAATAGATATGatgttcaataaaatttatttacacatatatttatatataattttctttatgtgtatataaaaccattgataactaaaataaatattttcatttcattaattttattttttattttttatttttttatcttaatataattagtaataacaatattctttataaatttaatgattctATTCGTTAAGTGAATATAGTTAATATGTTAAGATATATACATAATTGtattagatataaaaatatttcttaaaaacATTTCTTAACAAGCtattcctttctttttcttttttctttttcaaaatctctTGTAGGATGGGGTGATTTTACCAAcggtattttttttaaaaaaattatcaaacactaaaattaacttttaacttttcaaaatcacttttatgtcttttaaaatcaatcacaAACAAATCCTTAGTGCCTATTTAGTTTGACTTATTTAAGAGAcataagtgtttatttaatttataagctcttttcaaaaattttgttattgctTGGTTGTGTTTTGAGTAGAgcttttgtaaattaaatatgttattttgcttttacagacaaaatctcaaattttgaatttttagtaGTTGaggttaaaaagtttttttaaaatattaaaatatctaaaatatattttacttacAATCttagtttacttttttttataacacaaCTTTAAAAGgtaactttataatttttaaataactaaaattttttagtaaaatctctactaataaaaatgctacttaaataagttttatttgaaaaattataccaAATAAAACCTTTAGTCTTTTTGTGTGGGTGGTGTTGgcaattataaaatacataagtaattagaaaataagaaaaaaaaaactccaacgtatattaaaagtaaaaaaaaattacttaaaaatcacTTTATCAAATCCACTTCATGAAATATATGTAATACCCGCCGATAAAAGTGGAGGTTAGAATTTTTGACCGCATGTACCAGTTTTAgagatttagaaaattaaactaatttgtGGACAGGAAGAAACGTCTCTTAACTTCTTTGGTTCACatgcaattattattatttttttttcgagTTAAAAGCCAAAATTACATCTAATATTCAAAACATAAGCCTTTATGTTGATTATGACCGACCCCTGATGGTTAGTCACTTTTCTCACATGACATCGCAGGTGATTGTTAATCATTAGTC encodes:
- the LOC102624599 gene encoding senescence/dehydration-associated protein At4g35985, chloroplastic, which translates into the protein MGCFRSRSKNTSAMKSSSASPSNPESRTLKQEVLLRIPGCTVHLMDEGEAIELAKGEFTLVRIFDENVSLATIIKVGDDLQWPLTKDEPVVKLDVLHYLFSLPMKDDEPLSYGVTFSEAYGSSLGLLDSFLREHSCFSGAATSTRKNDIDWKEFAPKIDNYNNVLAKAIAGGTGQIIKGIFKCSNAYTNQVHKGGEMILTQAAEEKKCVTARESNNNNRSDGSGKKSQVNKSLKRVRKLSKMTNKLSKSMLDVVGVATGSVMAPLVKSQAGKTFFSMAPGEVLLASLDAVNKVLDAAEAAEKQALSATSKAATRAVSERFGESAGEATGDVLATAGHCASTAWNVLKIRKALNPASTVSKGALRNAKI